TCACCCTGGCCTCCGGCAGGTACCCCGATGCCCTGCACCCGGGTGCCGTTCCCCTCGTCGCCCCCACCCTCCCCCTGTGGCCCGCCGCGGCGATCCTCCTCGCCCTGCTCCCCGCCCTCGTCATCCCCAAGGAGCCGTCGTGATCCGCTTCGAGGATGTCAGCGTGACGTACGAAGGCATGGCCGAACCCACCGTCCGGGGTGTCGACTTCGAGGTGCCGGAAGGCGAACTGGTGCTGCTCGTCGGCCCGTCCGGGGCCGGCAAGTCGACCGTGCTCGGCGCGGTGAGCGGGCTGGTGCCGCACTTCGCCGGCGGCACCCTGCGCGGACGCGTCACCGTGGCCGGCCGTGACACCCGTACCCACAAGCCGCGCGAACTCGCCGACGTGGTCGGCACGGTGGGGCAGGATCCGCTCGCCCACTTCGTGACGGACACGGTCGAGGACGAACTCGCCTACGGAATGGAGTCGTTGGGCCTGGCCCCGGAGGTGATGCGCCGCCGGGTCGAGGAAACCCTGGACCTGCTGGGCCTGGCGGGACTGCGGAACCGCCCGATCGCCACCCTCTCCGGCGGACAGCGGCAGCGGGTCGCGATCGGCTCGGTCCTCACCCCGCACCCTCAGGTGCTGGTCCTGGACGAGCCGACCTCGGCGCTGGACCCGGCCGCGGCGGAAGAGGTCCTGGCCGTGCTCCAGCGTCTCGTGCACGACCTGGGTACGACGGTCCTGCTGGCCGAGCACCGCCTGGAACGCGTGATCCACTACGCCGACCGGGTCGCCCTGCTCCCCGCACCCGGCGAACCTCTGATCGTCGGCACCCCGGCCGAGGTGATGGCCGTGTCCCCGGTCCACCCCCCGGTGGTCGCCCTGGGCCGCCTGGCCGACTGGTCCCCGCTCCCTCTGACCGTCCGAGACGCCCGCCGCCGCGCCTCTGAACTACGCGAACGCCTGTCCTCCGCAGCTGCGGGCAGTCGTGCCGCCGGGGCGGTGCCAGTCCCGCAGCAGGCGGCACCCGGCAAGCTCCGGCAAGCGGCCCCGCCCCCGGCCGGCACCCGCACCGGGCGCCGCTCCCTCTTCCGTCGCCGTTCCTCCCCCGCCCCCCACCCCGAGGCCCGGCAGACTCACATCGCCGAGGTGACAGCCCTCTCCGTCCGCCGAGCCCGTATGGACGCCCTGCGCCACATAGACCTGACCGTCGCCCCCGGCGAAACCATCGCCCTCATGGGGCGCAACGGTGCGGGCAAGTCCACCCTCCTCGCCTCCCTCGTCGGACTCCTCGTCCCCGCCACCGGCAGCGTCCGCGTCGGCGGAGTCGACCCCCACCGCACCACACCCCCCGACCTCGTCCGCCGCGTGGGCCTCGTCCCGCAGGAGCCGCGTGACCTGCTCTACGCCGACACGGTGGCCGACGAGTGCGCGGCGGCCGACCGGGATGCCGGCGCCGAGCCGGGCACCTGCCGGGCACTGGTGTCGGAGCTGCTGCCCGGGATCACGGACGACACGCATCCCCGCGATCTCTCCGAAGGCCAGTGCCTGGCGCTCGCCCTGGCCGTCGTACTGACCGCTCGCCCACCCCTCCTGCTGCTCGACGAGCCGACGCGCGGCCTGGACTACGCGGCCAAGGCCCGCCTGGTGACCGTGTTGCGCGGGCTCGCCGCCAA
The genomic region above belongs to Streptomyces sp. CG1 and contains:
- a CDS encoding ABC transporter ATP-binding protein, coding for MIRFEDVSVTYEGMAEPTVRGVDFEVPEGELVLLVGPSGAGKSTVLGAVSGLVPHFAGGTLRGRVTVAGRDTRTHKPRELADVVGTVGQDPLAHFVTDTVEDELAYGMESLGLAPEVMRRRVEETLDLLGLAGLRNRPIATLSGGQRQRVAIGSVLTPHPQVLVLDEPTSALDPAAAEEVLAVLQRLVHDLGTTVLLAEHRLERVIHYADRVALLPAPGEPLIVGTPAEVMAVSPVHPPVVALGRLADWSPLPLTVRDARRRASELRERLSSAAAGSRAAGAVPVPQQAAPGKLRQAAPPPAGTRTGRRSLFRRRSSPAPHPEARQTHIAEVTALSVRRARMDALRHIDLTVAPGETIALMGRNGAGKSTLLASLVGLLVPATGSVRVGGVDPHRTTPPDLVRRVGLVPQEPRDLLYADTVADECAAADRDAGAEPGTCRALVSELLPGITDDTHPRDLSEGQCLALALAVVLTARPPLLLLDEPTRGLDYAAKARLVTVLRGLAAKGHAIVLATHDVELAAEIAHRVVLLAEGEVIADGPTAQIVVSSPSFAPQVTKILAPQQWLTVAEVREALA